Proteins encoded in a region of the Phacochoerus africanus isolate WHEZ1 chromosome 8, ROS_Pafr_v1, whole genome shotgun sequence genome:
- the ZNF135 gene encoding zinc finger protein 135 isoform X1 yields the protein MAATAFVLRPTACGGAGSSCQRPGEEGMTARLLSARDPEQVTFEDVVVDFTQEEWGQLEPAQRTLYRDVMLETFGLLVSVDLEARPQTKLSTAKQDITEEIPSNALVKSFLWESLWHSKGEDAEGPWEQSCKRPDSHVVHVAFMPVKTPTQEQQQGNGFGDTLSLSTDLPIQPMTPERQGPPMWGTHGKRGNLHSNAQQKISAKEKFYKCQECGKAFSHSSALIEHHRTHTGERPYECHECGKGFRNSSALSKHQRIHTGEKPYKCTQCGRTFNQTAPLTQHQRTHTGEKPYKCSECGKSFSFRSSFSQHERTHTGEKPYTCSQCGKAFRQSIHLTQHLRIHTGEKPYQCGECGKAFSHSSSLTKHQRIHTGEKPYECQACGKAFTQITPLIQHQRTHTGERPYECSECGKAFSQSTLLTEHRRIHTGEKPYGCNECGKTFSHSSSLSQHERTHTGEKPYACSQCGKAFRQSTHLTQHQRIHTGEKPYECGDCGKAFSHSSSLTKHQRIHTGEKPYECNECGRAFSQLAPLFQHQRIHTGEKPYECNECGRAFSQSSLLIEHQRIHTKEKPYGCNECGKSFSHSSSLSQHERTHTGEKPYECQDCGKSFRQSTHLTQHRRIHTGEKPYECRDCGKAFTHSSSLTKHQRTHTG from the exons ATGGCGGCCACGGCCTTTGTCCTCCGTCCGACGG CCTGCGGAGGAGCTGGCTCTTCCTGCCAGAGGCCCGGGGAAGAGGGAATGACCGCCAGGCTCCTCTCTGCCAGGGACCCG GAGCAAGTGACTTTTGAGGACGTGGTCGTGGACTTCACCCAGGAGGAGTGGGGGCAGCTGGAGCCGGCCCAGAGGACCCTGTACCGAGATGTGATGCTGGAGACCTTTGGGCTCCTGGTCTCTGTGG acTTGGAAGCTAGACCCCAAACCAAACTATCAACTGCAAAGCAAGACATAACTGAAGAAATACCCAGCAATGCCCTGGTAAAAAGCTTCCTCTGGGAAAGTCTGTGGCACTCTAAGGGTGAAGATGCTGAGGGCCCCTGGGAGCAAAGTTGCAAGAGGCCAGACAGCCATGTGGTGCACGTGGCCTTCATGCCTGTGAAGACACCCACTCAGGAGCAGCAGCAGGGGAATGGGTTTGGGGACACCTTGAGTCTGAGCACTGATCTCCCAATTCAACCAATGACTCCTGAAAGGCAAGGCCCTCCCATGTGGGGAACACATGGAAAAAGGGGGAATCTGCACTCAAATGCTCAGCAGAAAATCTCTGCAAAAGAGAAATTCTACAAATGTCAGGAATGTGGAAAGGCCTTTAGTCACAGCTCAGCACTCATTGAACATCACCGAACACACACGGGGGAAAGACCTTATGAATGTCACGAATGTGGGAAAGGCTTCCGAAATAGCTCAGCACTTAGCAAACACCAGAGAATCCACACTGGTGAGAAGCCTTACAAATGCACTCAGTGTGGAAGGACCTTCAACCAAACTGCCCCACTGACCCAGCACCAGAGAACTCACACGGGTGAAAAGCCCTAcaagtgcagtgaatgtgggaaatccttcAGTTTTAGGTCCTCCTTCAGCCAACATGAGCGGACGCACACGGGTGAGAAGCCCTACACGTGCAGTCAGTGCGGAAAGGCCTTCCGACAAAGTATCCACCTCACCCAGCACCTGCGaatccacactggagagaaaccctaccAGTGTGGAGAGTGTGGCAAGGCTTTCAGCCACAGCTCATCCCTGACCAAACACCAGCGGatccacactggggagaaaccATATGAGTGCCAAGCATGTGGAAAAGCCTTCACCCAGATCACACCATTGATTCAGCATCAGAGGACACACACAGGCGAGCGGCCATATGAGTGCAGCGAGTGTGGCAAGGCCTTCAGCCAAAGCACACTCCTGACCGAGCATCGGAGGATCCACACAGGAGAGAAGCCCTATGGGTGCAATGAGTGTGGGAAGACCTTCAGTCACAGCTCGTCACTCAGCCAGCATGAACGGACACACACGGGGGAGAAGCCCTATGCATGCAGTCAGTGTGGGAAGGCCTTCCGGCAGAGCACACACCTCACTCAACATCAGAGGATCCATACTGGGGAGAAACCTTATGAGTGCGGTGACTGTGGCAAGGCCTTCAGCCACAGCTCGTCTCTGACCAAACATCAGCGGATCCACACCGGGGAGAAGCCCTACGAGTGTAACGAGTGTGGCAGAGCCTTCAGCCAGCTGGCTCCACTCTTTCAGCATCAGAGGATCCACACAGGAGAGAAGCCCTATGAGTGTAATGAGTGTGGCAGAGCCTTCAGCCAGAGCTCCCTCCTCATAGAACACCAGAGGATTCACACTAAGGAAAAGCCCTATGGGTGCAATGAATGTGGAAAATCCTTCAGCCACAGCTCTTCACTCAGCCAGCATGAGAGAACACACACAGGGGAAAAGCCCTATGAGTGCCAGGATTGCGGAAAATCCTTCAGGCAGAGCACCCACCTCACTCAGCACCGGAGGATCCACACGGGAGAGAAGCCATATGAGTGCAGGgactgtgggaaagccttcacACACAGCTCCTCCCTTACCAAGCACCAGAGAACTCATACTGGGTAG
- the ZNF135 gene encoding zinc finger protein 135 isoform X2 — MTARLLSARDPEQVTFEDVVVDFTQEEWGQLEPAQRTLYRDVMLETFGLLVSVDLEARPQTKLSTAKQDITEEIPSNALVKSFLWESLWHSKGEDAEGPWEQSCKRPDSHVVHVAFMPVKTPTQEQQQGNGFGDTLSLSTDLPIQPMTPERQGPPMWGTHGKRGNLHSNAQQKISAKEKFYKCQECGKAFSHSSALIEHHRTHTGERPYECHECGKGFRNSSALSKHQRIHTGEKPYKCTQCGRTFNQTAPLTQHQRTHTGEKPYKCSECGKSFSFRSSFSQHERTHTGEKPYTCSQCGKAFRQSIHLTQHLRIHTGEKPYQCGECGKAFSHSSSLTKHQRIHTGEKPYECQACGKAFTQITPLIQHQRTHTGERPYECSECGKAFSQSTLLTEHRRIHTGEKPYGCNECGKTFSHSSSLSQHERTHTGEKPYACSQCGKAFRQSTHLTQHQRIHTGEKPYECGDCGKAFSHSSSLTKHQRIHTGEKPYECNECGRAFSQLAPLFQHQRIHTGEKPYECNECGRAFSQSSLLIEHQRIHTKEKPYGCNECGKSFSHSSSLSQHERTHTGEKPYECQDCGKSFRQSTHLTQHRRIHTGEKPYECRDCGKAFTHSSSLTKHQRTHTG, encoded by the exons ATGACCGCCAGGCTCCTCTCTGCCAGGGACCCG GAGCAAGTGACTTTTGAGGACGTGGTCGTGGACTTCACCCAGGAGGAGTGGGGGCAGCTGGAGCCGGCCCAGAGGACCCTGTACCGAGATGTGATGCTGGAGACCTTTGGGCTCCTGGTCTCTGTGG acTTGGAAGCTAGACCCCAAACCAAACTATCAACTGCAAAGCAAGACATAACTGAAGAAATACCCAGCAATGCCCTGGTAAAAAGCTTCCTCTGGGAAAGTCTGTGGCACTCTAAGGGTGAAGATGCTGAGGGCCCCTGGGAGCAAAGTTGCAAGAGGCCAGACAGCCATGTGGTGCACGTGGCCTTCATGCCTGTGAAGACACCCACTCAGGAGCAGCAGCAGGGGAATGGGTTTGGGGACACCTTGAGTCTGAGCACTGATCTCCCAATTCAACCAATGACTCCTGAAAGGCAAGGCCCTCCCATGTGGGGAACACATGGAAAAAGGGGGAATCTGCACTCAAATGCTCAGCAGAAAATCTCTGCAAAAGAGAAATTCTACAAATGTCAGGAATGTGGAAAGGCCTTTAGTCACAGCTCAGCACTCATTGAACATCACCGAACACACACGGGGGAAAGACCTTATGAATGTCACGAATGTGGGAAAGGCTTCCGAAATAGCTCAGCACTTAGCAAACACCAGAGAATCCACACTGGTGAGAAGCCTTACAAATGCACTCAGTGTGGAAGGACCTTCAACCAAACTGCCCCACTGACCCAGCACCAGAGAACTCACACGGGTGAAAAGCCCTAcaagtgcagtgaatgtgggaaatccttcAGTTTTAGGTCCTCCTTCAGCCAACATGAGCGGACGCACACGGGTGAGAAGCCCTACACGTGCAGTCAGTGCGGAAAGGCCTTCCGACAAAGTATCCACCTCACCCAGCACCTGCGaatccacactggagagaaaccctaccAGTGTGGAGAGTGTGGCAAGGCTTTCAGCCACAGCTCATCCCTGACCAAACACCAGCGGatccacactggggagaaaccATATGAGTGCCAAGCATGTGGAAAAGCCTTCACCCAGATCACACCATTGATTCAGCATCAGAGGACACACACAGGCGAGCGGCCATATGAGTGCAGCGAGTGTGGCAAGGCCTTCAGCCAAAGCACACTCCTGACCGAGCATCGGAGGATCCACACAGGAGAGAAGCCCTATGGGTGCAATGAGTGTGGGAAGACCTTCAGTCACAGCTCGTCACTCAGCCAGCATGAACGGACACACACGGGGGAGAAGCCCTATGCATGCAGTCAGTGTGGGAAGGCCTTCCGGCAGAGCACACACCTCACTCAACATCAGAGGATCCATACTGGGGAGAAACCTTATGAGTGCGGTGACTGTGGCAAGGCCTTCAGCCACAGCTCGTCTCTGACCAAACATCAGCGGATCCACACCGGGGAGAAGCCCTACGAGTGTAACGAGTGTGGCAGAGCCTTCAGCCAGCTGGCTCCACTCTTTCAGCATCAGAGGATCCACACAGGAGAGAAGCCCTATGAGTGTAATGAGTGTGGCAGAGCCTTCAGCCAGAGCTCCCTCCTCATAGAACACCAGAGGATTCACACTAAGGAAAAGCCCTATGGGTGCAATGAATGTGGAAAATCCTTCAGCCACAGCTCTTCACTCAGCCAGCATGAGAGAACACACACAGGGGAAAAGCCCTATGAGTGCCAGGATTGCGGAAAATCCTTCAGGCAGAGCACCCACCTCACTCAGCACCGGAGGATCCACACGGGAGAGAAGCCATATGAGTGCAGGgactgtgggaaagccttcacACACAGCTCCTCCCTTACCAAGCACCAGAGAACTCATACTGGGTAG